A single genomic interval of Lathyrus oleraceus cultivar Zhongwan6 chromosome 7, CAAS_Psat_ZW6_1.0, whole genome shotgun sequence harbors:
- the LOC127103347 gene encoding serine/threonine-protein kinase BLUS1 isoform X4: MKDKDKDRDKEKETEKRKYPIGAEHYVLHEEIGQGVSASVHRAICVPFNEIVAIKILDFERDNCDLNNISREAQTMVLVDHPNVLKSHCSFVSDHNLWVVMPFMAGGSCLHILKAAHPEGFEELVIATVLREVLKGLEYLHHHGHIHRDVKAGNVLIDSRGAVKLGDFGVSACLFDSGDRQRSRNTFVGTPCWMAPEVMEQLHGYNFKADIWSFGITALELAHGHAPFSKYPPLKVLLMTLQNAPPGLDYESDRKFSKSFKQMIACCLVKDPSKRPSANRLLKHSFFKQARSNDYISRTLLEGLPALGARMEILKRKEEDMLAQKKMPDGQMEELSQSEYKRGISGWNFNLEDMKTQASLINDFDDAISDISHAASSSSLSTLDGQDKQQQTRQTADLEEIDEMHNQLASVPVVDSTVNDDKTKIEKCDDDSSITSSSHERQTSSGPDDHVGHSLGEKCDAENGGSVAVHSHHRRCSSSILPEVTLPPIRAECEKLPILPVSNANSNSVHQNGEDVLTELPSKVSKSSAANSDDTDDKAKVPVVQQRGRFKVTSENVDPEKVTPSPVLQKSHSMQVGCLEFISQHNAAPLPSPLPSLSTISDATSSNIPVCSLFPVLHSVLQTNILQRETILTLMRQITAGESPADTPAHIATMEKSLLESSHEREKELLNEITDLQWRLICTQEELQKLKTDNAQV; encoded by the exons ATGAAGGATAAAGATAAAGACAGAGACAAGGAAAAGGAAACCGAGAAGAGAAAATATCCTATTGGCGCCGAACATTACGTTCTCCACGAAGAGATTGGACAAGGCGTTAGTGCTTCCGTTCATCGTGCTATTTGTGTTCCTTTCAACGAGATCGTCGCCATCAAAATTCTCGACTTCGAACGTGACAACTGCGATCTG AATAATATATCTCGTGAAGCGCAAACAATGGTACTAGTGGACCATCCTAATGTATTGAAATCACACTGTTCATTCGTGAGCGATCACAATCTATGGGTTGTGATGCCGTTTATGGCCGGTGGTTCGTGTCTTCATATATTGAAAGCTGCACATCCTGAGGGATTTGAAGAGCTTGTTATTGCAACCGTGCTTAGGGAGGTCTTGAAGGGTTTAGAGTATCTTCATCATCATGGTCATATTCATCGTGATGTTAAGGCTGGTAATGTTTTGATTGATTCTCGCGGTGCCGTTAAGCTTGGGGATTTCGGTGTGTCGGCTTGTCTTTTTGATTCCGGTGATAGGCAACGGTCGAGAAATACTTTTGTTGGAACTCCTTGTTGGATGGCACCTGAGGTTATGGAGCAATTGCATGGTTATAACTTCAA AGCTGACATTTGGTCATTTGGCATAACTGCATTGGAGCTTGCCCACGGTCATGCTCCTTTTTCAAAATATCCACCTTTGAAG GTATTGCTTATGACTTTGCAAAATGCACCCCCCGGCCTTGACTACGAAAGTGATAGGAAATTCTCTAAG TCGTTTAAGCAGATGATTGCTTGTTGTTTGGTAAAAGATCCTTCAAAACGACCATCTGCTAACAGGTTGTTAAAGCATTCATTCTTTAAGCAAGCACGCTCAAATGATTATATTTCACGCACACTTTTGGAGGGGTTGCCTGCTTTGGGTGCTCGCATGGAGATCCTAAAG AGAAAAGAAGAAGACATGCTTGCACAAAAGAAAATGCCTGATGGGCAGATGGAGGAATTATCACAG AGTGAATACAAACGAGGCATTAGTGGTTGGAACTTTAATCTTGAAGATATGAAGACCCAGGCTTCCTTG atcAACGATTTTGATGATGCTATATCAGATATCAGTCATGCGGCAAGTTCATCTTCATTATCAACTCTTGACGGACAAGATAAGCAACAGCAAACTCGTCAAACTGCTGACTTG GAGGAAATTGATGAAATGCATAATCAGTTAGCTTCTGTTCCTGTAGTTGATTCCACAGTAAATGATGACAA GACTAAGATTGAAAAATGTGATGATGACTCCAGTATCACCAGTTCAAGCCACGAACGACAAACTTCTTCCGGGCCAGATGATCATGTGGGCCATAGTTTAGGTGAAAAATGTGATGCAGAGAATGGTGGAAGCGTGGCTGTCCATTCTCATCATAGAAGATGTTCATCAAGCATATTACCGGAAGTTACTCTTCCACCTATTCGAGCAGAATG TGAGAAGCTACCAATTCTGCCTGTCTCAAATGCCAATTCAAATTCAGTCCATCAGAACGGAGAAGATGTGCTGACTGAACTTCCTTCTAAAGTCTCAAAATCATCAG CAGCTAATTCTGATGACACTGATGATAAAGCAAAGGTACCGGTTGTTCAACAGAGAGGACGTTTTAAGGTTACATCTGAGAACGTTGACCCGGAAAAG GTGACCCCTTCTCCTGTACTGCAGAAGAGTCACAGCATGCAGGTTGGTTGTTTAGAG TTCATAAGCCAGCATAATGCTGCTCCTCTACCTTCACCTTTACCGTCATTATCAACAATATCTGATGCTACTTCATCAAATATTCCTGTCTGTTCTCTGTTCCCAGTGTTGCACTCTGTGCTGCAGACAAATATTCTTCAGAGG
- the LOC127103347 gene encoding serine/threonine-protein kinase BLUS1 isoform X1: MKDKDKDRDKEKETEKRKYPIGAEHYVLHEEIGQGVSASVHRAICVPFNEIVAIKILDFERDNCDLNNISREAQTMVLVDHPNVLKSHCSFVSDHNLWVVMPFMAGGSCLHILKAAHPEGFEELVIATVLREVLKGLEYLHHHGHIHRDVKAGNVLIDSRGAVKLGDFGVSACLFDSGDRQRSRNTFVGTPCWMAPEVMEQLHGYNFKADIWSFGITALELAHGHAPFSKYPPLKVLLMTLQNAPPGLDYESDRKFSKSFKQMIACCLVKDPSKRPSANRLLKHSFFKQARSNDYISRTLLEGLPALGARMEILKRKEEDMLAQKKMPDGQMEELSQSEYKRGISGWNFNLEDMKTQASLINDFDDAISDISHAASSSSLSTLDGQDKQQQTRQTADLEEIDEMHNQLASVPVVDSTVNDDKTKIEKCDDDSSITSSSHERQTSSGPDDHVGHSLGEKCDAENGGSVAVHSHHRRCSSSILPEVTLPPIRAECNINDSEKLPILPVSNANSNSVHQNGEDVLTELPSKVSKSSAANSDDTDDKAKVPVVQQRGRFKVTSENVDPEKVTPSPVLQKSHSMQVGCLEFISQHNAAPLPSPLPSLSTISDATSSNIPVCSLFPVLHSVLQTNILQRETILTLMRQITAGESPADTPAHIATMEKSLLESSHEREKELLNEITDLQWRLICTQEELQKLKTDNAQV; encoded by the exons ATGAAGGATAAAGATAAAGACAGAGACAAGGAAAAGGAAACCGAGAAGAGAAAATATCCTATTGGCGCCGAACATTACGTTCTCCACGAAGAGATTGGACAAGGCGTTAGTGCTTCCGTTCATCGTGCTATTTGTGTTCCTTTCAACGAGATCGTCGCCATCAAAATTCTCGACTTCGAACGTGACAACTGCGATCTG AATAATATATCTCGTGAAGCGCAAACAATGGTACTAGTGGACCATCCTAATGTATTGAAATCACACTGTTCATTCGTGAGCGATCACAATCTATGGGTTGTGATGCCGTTTATGGCCGGTGGTTCGTGTCTTCATATATTGAAAGCTGCACATCCTGAGGGATTTGAAGAGCTTGTTATTGCAACCGTGCTTAGGGAGGTCTTGAAGGGTTTAGAGTATCTTCATCATCATGGTCATATTCATCGTGATGTTAAGGCTGGTAATGTTTTGATTGATTCTCGCGGTGCCGTTAAGCTTGGGGATTTCGGTGTGTCGGCTTGTCTTTTTGATTCCGGTGATAGGCAACGGTCGAGAAATACTTTTGTTGGAACTCCTTGTTGGATGGCACCTGAGGTTATGGAGCAATTGCATGGTTATAACTTCAA AGCTGACATTTGGTCATTTGGCATAACTGCATTGGAGCTTGCCCACGGTCATGCTCCTTTTTCAAAATATCCACCTTTGAAG GTATTGCTTATGACTTTGCAAAATGCACCCCCCGGCCTTGACTACGAAAGTGATAGGAAATTCTCTAAG TCGTTTAAGCAGATGATTGCTTGTTGTTTGGTAAAAGATCCTTCAAAACGACCATCTGCTAACAGGTTGTTAAAGCATTCATTCTTTAAGCAAGCACGCTCAAATGATTATATTTCACGCACACTTTTGGAGGGGTTGCCTGCTTTGGGTGCTCGCATGGAGATCCTAAAG AGAAAAGAAGAAGACATGCTTGCACAAAAGAAAATGCCTGATGGGCAGATGGAGGAATTATCACAG AGTGAATACAAACGAGGCATTAGTGGTTGGAACTTTAATCTTGAAGATATGAAGACCCAGGCTTCCTTG atcAACGATTTTGATGATGCTATATCAGATATCAGTCATGCGGCAAGTTCATCTTCATTATCAACTCTTGACGGACAAGATAAGCAACAGCAAACTCGTCAAACTGCTGACTTG GAGGAAATTGATGAAATGCATAATCAGTTAGCTTCTGTTCCTGTAGTTGATTCCACAGTAAATGATGACAA GACTAAGATTGAAAAATGTGATGATGACTCCAGTATCACCAGTTCAAGCCACGAACGACAAACTTCTTCCGGGCCAGATGATCATGTGGGCCATAGTTTAGGTGAAAAATGTGATGCAGAGAATGGTGGAAGCGTGGCTGTCCATTCTCATCATAGAAGATGTTCATCAAGCATATTACCGGAAGTTACTCTTCCACCTATTCGAGCAGAATG CAATATAAATGACAGTGAGAAGCTACCAATTCTGCCTGTCTCAAATGCCAATTCAAATTCAGTCCATCAGAACGGAGAAGATGTGCTGACTGAACTTCCTTCTAAAGTCTCAAAATCATCAG CAGCTAATTCTGATGACACTGATGATAAAGCAAAGGTACCGGTTGTTCAACAGAGAGGACGTTTTAAGGTTACATCTGAGAACGTTGACCCGGAAAAG GTGACCCCTTCTCCTGTACTGCAGAAGAGTCACAGCATGCAGGTTGGTTGTTTAGAG TTCATAAGCCAGCATAATGCTGCTCCTCTACCTTCACCTTTACCGTCATTATCAACAATATCTGATGCTACTTCATCAAATATTCCTGTCTGTTCTCTGTTCCCAGTGTTGCACTCTGTGCTGCAGACAAATATTCTTCAGAGG